The Solibacillus sp. FSL W7-1464 genome contains a region encoding:
- a CDS encoding conserved phage C-terminal domain-containing protein, with translation MKKKFLRLEKLGLVISNSRFNRYLGDRTKWYRIDYKMVDAYFFAPIGQNRPSNGTAKTMPVLQEEPLQQVQTERSYLREVKDIQKNITNKTDAIYMVIDYLNEKALTNFNKKLKANQRHIASRLNDGFTIEDCFMVIDVQVRSWMGDLLMQKYLRPSTLFKEENFESYYNNALARKRYDMPPPPLVLDLSEGETGPSEWD, from the coding sequence GTGAAAAAGAAATTTTTACGCTTAGAAAAGTTAGGTTTGGTTATTTCCAATAGTCGTTTCAATCGTTATTTAGGAGACCGTACTAAATGGTATCGCATCGATTACAAAATGGTAGATGCCTATTTTTTTGCTCCTATCGGTCAAAACCGTCCATCCAATGGTACGGCTAAAACAATGCCAGTGTTACAGGAGGAACCATTGCAACAGGTTCAAACGGAACGCTCTTATTTAAGAGAAGTTAAAGACATTCAAAAAAACATTACAAATAAAACAGATGCTATTTATATGGTCATTGATTACTTAAATGAAAAGGCATTAACAAACTTCAATAAAAAATTAAAAGCAAACCAACGACATATCGCTTCACGCTTAAATGATGGCTTTACGATCGAAGACTGCTTTATGGTCATTGATGTGCAAGTCAGAAGCTGGATGGGTGATTTACTTATGCAAAAATATTTACGGCCATCTACATTGTTTAAAGAAGAAAACTTTGAATCCTACTATAACAATGCCCTTGCACGTAAACGCTATGATATGCCGCCTCCCCCACTTGTACTTGATTTGTCAGAAGGAGAAACAGGGCCGAGCGAGTGGGATTAA